The following proteins come from a genomic window of Malus domestica chromosome 02, GDT2T_hap1:
- the LOC114823730 gene encoding uncharacterized protein — protein sequence MSEPGSSSDEGSSSFSSKSESAMSESSGSLLESGTRETLDDLPNRQTLAIASSSSMALGEGVVFDAIPIVRSEFTADHLKNNLLDNEKQVEALRQSCNIPRSVGIRLVHDEEWPSEPPQGHVMFYTQILLTLGVRLPLHPWLQKMLSLIGYAPGQLNPGFWDTLIGFYIIWMECGLCEPSFHQWRYCYKMRPAKSCTGYAECACRSERERIVYGKKKAYYTWKNRWCFLYNDWEYDKGVTPERRVLTHFQTVGCNVSTVRTICYLLWSFLASNTLLHVVTRGTIQLFGQELSDIEKVLRVPKEDRHLSKLRPLFRRYGFQPLVSESQGRSMEKVSKKTGTSTNKRKAPVLVPSEDILPHKKIHKFRGEPSVRPKSQDGVLKGPAFRKTGVEAVENTAAVVVGEGRK from the exons atgtcagagcctggaagttctagtgatgagggctcttctagctttagctctaagtctgagtctgcaatgtcggagtcttcagggtctttgttagagtccggtactagagaaacattggatgatcttcccaaccgtcaaactttagctattgctagttcttcctccatggcgttgggtgagggggttgtttttgatgccatacccatagttcgctctgagttcacagcagaccatctaaagaataacttgttagataatgagaagcaggttgaggcgctaaggcagtcatgtaatatccctcgtagtgtagggatacgtttggtacatgatgaagaatggccttctgagcctccccagggtcatgttatgttctacacccagatattactgactttaggggtgagactacctttacatccgtggttgcaaaagatgttatctttgatcggatatgcacctgggcaactcaatcctggtttctgggatactttgattggattttatatcatttggatggagtgtgggttgtgtgagccttccttccatcagtggcgttactgttacaagatgcgcccagcaaaatcatgcactggttatgccgagtgtgcatgtcggagtgagagagagcgtattgtgtatggtaagaaaaaggcatactacacatggaaaaaccgttggtgctttctgtataatgattgggagtatgataagggtgtcacgcctgagcgacgtgtgcttactcacttccagactgtaggttgtaacgtatcaaccgttcgtactatttgctatttgttgtggtcttttcttgcttctaacactttgcttcatgtagtgacgcggggcaccatccaactgtttgggcaggagctatctgacatagagaaggtgttgagggtgcccaaagaggatagacacttaagcaagctacgacccttatttcgtcggtacggtttccaacccttagtttccgagagccagggacgatcga tggagaaggtaagcaagaaaacagggactagcaccaataaaaggaaagcaccagtgttagttccttcggaagacatcctaccgcataagaaaattcataagttccgAGGGGAACCATCCGTTAGACCTAAGTCCCAAGATGGGGTCCTTAAGGGGCCTGCCTTTAGGAAGACTGGAGTCGAGGCCGTTGAAAATACTGCTGCCGTAGTTGTAGGAGAAGGGA GAAAGTGA
- the LOC103411379 gene encoding uncharacterized protein gives MTWLGASSSSSPWILRNSLLTTSSSSSSSSKFSKYQSSPRPLRLSCRSQSDVGSDFNFVLHDALDSSGTLTSLAREAREGFCSQIRHLSDIERETSITINRCVDLGKTALYIAAEDDSLVSHSSVPLPVDAFISRFGDLSMDYCSHYNSSFRSSPEKLLESLENYLYVNKGFRRTIARYHSESRALYIHSVLTHRSGSPAMLSLIYSEILKMLRLWGFLDFDVEIFFPHDLHSLPRGYHKQKSKESDNVHIMTSQALLVEILRNLKDAFWPFQHDQPGNLFLRAARAANFIDRSNINEDSGFQLASAKAAQHRLDRGVWTSVHFGDMRRALSACERLILLEADPKELRDYSILLYHCGFYEESLEYLKLYQDKKGRPLRRRPSDSLTVLEEDAAEKLMIRLNLILMEDGWSRPSYIRNFLGNNSEPW, from the exons ATGACTTGGTTGGgtgcttcctcttcttcttccccatgGATTCTCAGGAACTCGCTTCTCACaacctcttcatcttcttcttcctcttcaaaaTTCTCGAAATACCAATCATCCCCTCGCCCTCTTCGCCTCTCGTGCCGCTCCCAATCCGACGTCGGCAGTGACTTCAATTTCGTGCTCCACGATGCTCTCGATTCTTCCGGAACCCTCACCTCCCTCGCCAGA GAGGCCAGGGAGGGGTTCTGCTCACAAATTCGCCATCTGTCTGATATAGAGAGGGAAACCAGCATTACCATCAATAGATGTGTTGATTTGGGGAAAACAGCTCTTTACATTGCAGCAGAAGATGACTCCCTTGTGTCACATTCTTCAGTTCCGCTTCCGGTGGATGCTTTTATTAGTAGGTTTGGTGATCTTTCCATGGACTATTGTTCTCACTACAACTCTTCATTTAGATCCTCGCCTGAGAAATTGTTGGAGAGTTTGGAAAACTATTTGTACGTAAATAAG GGTTTTCGAAGGACAATTGCAAGGTATCACTCTGAATCACGGGCTCTATATATCCACTCG GTTTTGACACATCGTTCAGGATCACCTGCAATGCTTTCACTCATATACtcagaaattttgaaaatgctTCGCCTATGGGGTTTTTTGGATTTCGATGTGGAGATATTCTTTCCTCATGATCTTCATAGTCTTCCCAGAGGTTATCATAAACAGAAAAGCAAGGAATCTGATAATGTGCACATAATGACTTCGCAAGCCCTTTTAGTGGAG ATTTTAAGAAATTTGAAGGACGCATTCTGGCCGTTTCAGCATGATCAACCAGGGAATTTGTTCTTGAGGGCAGCACGTGCTGCTAACTTTATTGATAGATCAAACATAAATGAAGACAG TGGCTTTCAGCTTGCATCTGCGAAGGCTGCTCAACATAGACTAGATCGTGGTGTTTGGACTAGTGTACATTTTGGGGATATGAGGCGTGCCCTATCTG CTTGTGAACGTCTTATTCTCCTAGAAGCAGATCCGAAGGAATTAAGAGATTACAGCATTCTTCTCTACCATTGTGGATTTTATGAGGAATCACTTGAATATCTAAAGTTGTATCAGGACAAAAAG GGTCGTCCACTACGGAGGCGACCGTCTGATTCGTTAACCGTTTTGGAGGAAGATGCCGCAGAGAAATTGATGATACGCCTTAACCTAATTCTTATGGAGGATGGTTGGAGCAGGCCGTCATATATTAGAAACTTTCTTGGTAACAACTCTGAACCATGGTAG